CCCAGGCCCAGGTACGTGCGGCCCTGCCAGTACGCGAGGTTGTGCCGGGACTCCTGCCCGGGCCGGGCGTAATTGCTCACCTCGTACCGCGTGAAGCCCAGCGCCCCCAGGGCCGCCTCGGTGTCCTCGAAACCGCGCCGCTCGTCGTCCTCCTGCACAGTCACGCCACGCCGGGCGAACTCCGTGCCGGGCTCGATCGTCAACGTGTACGCACTGACGTGCCCCACCCCCAGGTCCACGAGACCCTGAATGTCACTCAGGAGCGGCTGCCCCGGCACCGCCGTGATCAGGTCGCCACTCACGCGGAACCCCTCGCCGATCAGGGTCGTCACGGCGTCGCGCGCCTGCGCCGCGTCATGCTGACGACCCAGGAACTTGAGGGTCGCGTCGTCCAGGCTCTGCACACCCACGCTGGCCCGGTCGAAACCCAGCGCCCGCCAGTGCGCCGCGCGCGCCCCGCTGACCGTCCCCGGATTCACCTCCAGCGTGTTCTCCACGCGGCCCCACCCCAGGTGCCGCCGCACGCTGCCCACCAGCGCCGCGAGTTCCTCGTCCCGCAGGAAACTGGGTGTCCCGCCCCCCAGGTACACCGTGTCCAGCTCGACGGTGTAGGCCGCGGCCAGCCCCGCCGCCTCGACCTCGATCTGCTCCAGGTACCGCTCCACCATCCCCGCGCGGCGCGTCAGGACGTGAAAATCGCAGTACGGGCAGATGGTCGGGCAGAACGGCACGTGCACGTACAGGTGCCGCACCACCGGGTCCAGCGCAGGCGAGGAGGCAGGCAGACTCACGCGCGGCAGTGTACCGCCCACCCCCACGCGAAGCCGTGACCCGCCTTCCACGCCCGGCGAGGGAAGCCCGAGGGGGGGCAGTCCAGCAACCTGCTGCGGCCCGCGCGTATCCTCCGCGCATGGCCGACCCCACCCGACAGCGCACGTACACCTGGGACGACATGACCCCCGCCCTGGAAGCCGCCCGCCGCCTCAGCGGACTGGAGTACCTGCACGCCATGGTGCGCGGCGAACTGCCCCCGCCCCCCATCGGCCGGACGCTCGGCATGGAACCCGGCCGCCTGGAGGACTTCACCGAAGGACGCGCCGTGTTCCGCCTGAAACCACAGGAATTTCACCACAACCCCATCGGCAGCGTGCACGGCGGCGTGTTTGCCACGCTGCTCGACTCCGCGCTGGCCTGCGCGATCCACACCACGCTCCCCGCCGGGGTCGGCTACACGACACTGGAACTGAAATTCAACTGCATCCGCCCCCTCCTCGCCGGCGGCCCCGAGGTGCAGGCCATCGGGCAGGTCGTCGCCGCGACCCGCCAGACCGCCATCGCCGAGGGCCGCATCGTCGACGACAGCGGGAAACTCTACGCCCACGCCACCACCACCTGCCTCCTGCTGCGCTGAACCCCAGGGAGGGTGACGACAGGGGCGTTCGGATCGAAGAGTCGGAGGGTCTAAGAGTCTAAGGGTCTAAGAACGGCGTGTGGCACGTCTTCTTTCTCTCAGACACTTGGACCCTTGGACCCTTGACCCTTCGACCCGCAATGCGGACACTGCGTATACCTCGCGCTGAATCCCGATTCCGACGCGGTCAGCGGCCGTGTGGGGTGCGGTCCATCCAGGCGGTCAGGGTGGCGGCCACATCGGCGGGCGTGGTGACGGTCACGGGGACGCTCAGGCCCGCCACGGCGGACGCGGCGGGGCACTCGCCCTGCGCGCCTGCGCTGGTGTCCTCGCCCGTCCAGGCGGGGAATTCGCCGCCCTCGCGGTAGGGGAGGGCGCCCGCGTCCTCGACCATGGCGTCCGGCACGCGGACCGCCGGGCCGCCTGCCAGGGCCACCGGCGCGACCACGATCACGCCGCGCGGACGTTCCTCCTGCACGGCGGCCAGCAGTGGCGTCAGGCCCTCGTGCACGACCAGCGCGGCGCGGCCCTTCCCGTCCACGCCCGCGATGGCCGCCGCGAGTTCGCCTGCCAGTTCGGGCGGCGCGGCGATCAGCCACGCGTGCCCCCCGGCGCGACCCTCGAACAGGGCGCGGGCGCTGCCATACACGTCAGACCAGGTGCGGGTGTGTTGCATGCTCGCCAGCATAGGCGAGGTGCGGCACCCGGCCCCAGTCGCGTGCGGCAGACTGTCCGGCATGACCGCCCGCGATCCCCACCCGCTGGACTTGCTGCGCGAGGAAGCCCGTCACGCCGACCCGCGCGCCACGCAGCGCGACCTGAACGCCCGGCCCCTCCCCTCGCTGGAACCCGGGGAGTGGAGTGCGGGCGCCGAGGAAGCCCTGCGCGACTGCATCGGCATGGAACGCAAGATCCAGATGGAGATGCG
This genomic window from Deinococcus sedimenti contains:
- the hemW gene encoding radical SAM family heme chaperone HemW — protein: MSLPASSPALDPVVRHLYVHVPFCPTICPYCDFHVLTRRAGMVERYLEQIEVEAAGLAAAYTVELDTVYLGGGTPSFLRDEELAALVGSVRRHLGWGRVENTLEVNPGTVSGARAAHWRALGFDRASVGVQSLDDATLKFLGRQHDAAQARDAVTTLIGEGFRVSGDLITAVPGQPLLSDIQGLVDLGVGHVSAYTLTIEPGTEFARRGVTVQEDDERRGFEDTEAALGALGFTRYEVSNYARPGQESRHNLAYWQGRTYLGLGPGAAGHYPAEGGWQGPEDVLTVRRTNPHLHEWLTGAVGEAEAIDATEFVTDALFMGLRLRAGVDLADLSRRSGLDVAGVYAAPIAQNVARGLLTLDGDRLRATPDGWWVLNRVVTDFLEI
- a CDS encoding PaaI family thioesterase, giving the protein MADPTRQRTYTWDDMTPALEAARRLSGLEYLHAMVRGELPPPPIGRTLGMEPGRLEDFTEGRAVFRLKPQEFHHNPIGSVHGGVFATLLDSALACAIHTTLPAGVGYTTLELKFNCIRPLLAGGPEVQAIGQVVAATRQTAIAEGRIVDDSGKLYAHATTTCLLLR